The Micrococcales bacterium genome includes a region encoding these proteins:
- a CDS encoding MFS transporter, with amino-acid sequence MPVNPTRRLAVLTALRWFPVGLVVPVLVLLLGARGLPLDQVGQAMALYGIVTLSLELPTGGLADAWGRRPVVVVAAVLNAAGLLVLAFFGALPAILGGIAMLASARALSSGPMESWFVDFMHELGDHHIEPGLARGQIAESLALGLGSVIGGLLPVAFASLPHTGQGFLSLSVPFVLAACMQVVFAVAAVLLLTGETARERTSVASTVVAGARRSVKDAPVRRVMVVAMCLGVMLSGIELLAPNTFADLLGSPTAASGLYGVLTAVAFGTAALGAAMSARIPGRRPAVAAGAYVTGAGIVLLVGVPLIGVAAAAFLLFYVVIGVQGPVMAGLLHDRVDSTVRSTMMSVESLALQGGGAFASLVVGALSAGVGLVAGLAVIAVAAVAAAGALWRDLGQSSSSRV; translated from the coding sequence GTGCCGGTCAACCCCACCCGTCGCCTGGCGGTCCTCACCGCGCTGCGGTGGTTCCCGGTCGGGCTCGTGGTCCCGGTCTTGGTGCTGCTGCTCGGGGCCCGCGGCCTGCCACTGGACCAGGTCGGGCAGGCGATGGCCCTCTACGGCATCGTGACCCTGTCCTTGGAACTGCCGACCGGTGGGTTGGCCGACGCGTGGGGGCGACGTCCCGTGGTGGTGGTCGCTGCGGTGCTCAACGCGGCCGGGCTGCTGGTCCTGGCGTTCTTCGGCGCACTGCCCGCGATCCTGGGCGGGATCGCCATGCTGGCATCGGCCCGGGCACTGTCGTCCGGGCCGATGGAATCCTGGTTCGTCGACTTCATGCACGAACTGGGGGATCACCACATCGAACCCGGCCTGGCCAGGGGGCAGATCGCCGAGTCCTTGGCCCTCGGGCTCGGCTCGGTGATCGGTGGCCTGCTGCCCGTGGCGTTCGCTTCCCTGCCCCACACCGGTCAGGGTTTCCTGTCCTTGTCCGTGCCCTTTGTGCTGGCGGCGTGCATGCAGGTGGTCTTCGCGGTGGCCGCCGTGTTGCTGCTGACCGGGGAGACTGCACGGGAGCGGACCTCCGTGGCCTCGACGGTGGTAGCCGGTGCCCGGCGCAGTGTGAAGGACGCACCTGTGCGGCGGGTCATGGTCGTGGCCATGTGTCTAGGGGTCATGCTCAGCGGCATCGAACTGCTGGCGCCCAACACTTTCGCGGATCTGCTCGGCAGTCCGACTGCCGCATCGGGGCTGTACGGCGTGCTGACAGCGGTGGCCTTCGGCACCGCCGCGCTCGGTGCCGCGATGAGCGCCCGGATCCCGGGGCGGCGTCCCGCGGTGGCTGCCGGGGCTTACGTCACCGGTGCCGGGATCGTGCTGCTGGTCGGGGTGCCGCTGATCGGCGTGGCCGCGGCGGCCTTCTTGCTCTTCTACGTGGTGATCGGAGTGCAGGGTCCGGTCATGGCCGGGCTGCTGCATGACCGCGTGGACTCGACGGTGCGCAGCACGATGATGTCCGTCGAGAGCCTTGCCCTGCAGGGTGGCGGCGCGTTCGCGAGCCTGGTGGTCGGTGCGCTGTCGGCGGGTGTGGGACTGGTGGCCGGCCTCGCAGTCATCGCCGTCGCGGCGGTGGCCGCCGCCGGCGCCCTGTGGCGCGATCTGGGGCAGTCAAGCTCCTCGCGGGTGTGA
- a CDS encoding helix-turn-helix domain-containing protein has translation MGTEKPPGADLVRRAAGHAALGDVGRLQVVDALGVGDRSPSDLAAELGMPSNLLAHHLGVLESAGLVTRARSEADRRRTYVRLVPAAMRHLGHVPGPDVPSGRVVFVCTANSARSQLAAAVWADRAGSAASAGTHPAARIHPGAVRVARSHGLDLTADRPTALDHVWRPEDTVVTVCDSADREVEVTHLHWSVADPVPAGSARAFEQALTQITGRIDQWLTLRSR, from the coding sequence ATGGGCACTGAGAAGCCTCCAGGCGCAGATCTGGTGCGACGCGCGGCCGGACATGCCGCGTTGGGGGATGTGGGGCGACTGCAGGTGGTGGACGCCCTGGGGGTTGGGGACCGCAGTCCCAGCGACCTTGCTGCAGAGCTGGGAATGCCGTCGAATCTGTTGGCCCATCACCTCGGAGTGCTGGAGTCTGCCGGTCTGGTGACGAGGGCCCGATCGGAAGCCGACCGGCGTCGGACCTACGTCCGCCTGGTCCCCGCGGCGATGCGACATCTCGGTCACGTTCCTGGCCCCGACGTTCCCTCCGGCCGTGTGGTATTCGTGTGCACGGCGAATTCCGCGCGGTCGCAACTGGCGGCGGCGGTGTGGGCGGATCGAGCGGGATCAGCTGCGTCGGCAGGGACGCATCCGGCGGCCCGCATCCACCCAGGCGCGGTAAGGGTTGCCCGCTCCCACGGGTTGGACCTGACGGCTGACCGGCCAACGGCTCTCGATCACGTGTGGCGGCCCGAGGACACCGTCGTCACCGTCTGCGATTCCGCGGATCGCGAGGTGGAGGTCACCCATCTGCACTGGTCCGTGGCGGATCCGGTCCCGGCGGGCAGCGCTCGAGCGTTCGAGCAGGCGCTCACGCAGATCACGGGTCGGATCGACCAGTGGCTCACGCTGCGGTCGAGGTAG
- a CDS encoding VOC family protein has protein sequence MSRVQLALNVADLEGSVEFYSKLFGVSPHKRRPGYANFAIQDPPLKLVLIENADRGTGTEGALNHLGVEVDSTADVQAAVDRLSDEGLQTTEEMDTVCCYAQQDKVWVNDPAGAPWEVYTITDDNPVDRAQPAGCCTPQTLTVSSASACC, from the coding sequence ATGTCCAGAGTCCAACTCGCACTCAATGTCGCCGACCTCGAGGGGTCGGTCGAGTTCTACAGCAAGTTGTTCGGTGTCTCCCCCCACAAGCGGCGCCCCGGATATGCGAACTTCGCCATCCAGGATCCGCCGCTCAAGCTGGTGCTCATCGAAAACGCCGACCGAGGCACGGGCACCGAAGGAGCCCTGAACCACCTCGGTGTCGAGGTGGACTCCACCGCCGATGTGCAGGCAGCCGTTGACCGCCTCAGCGACGAGGGCCTGCAGACCACCGAGGAGATGGACACGGTCTGCTGCTACGCACAGCAGGACAAGGTGTGGGTCAACGACCCGGCCGGCGCACCTTGGGAGGTCTACACGATCACCGATGACAACCCCGTGGACAGAGCTCAGCCTGCGGGCTGCTGCACCCCACAGACCTTGACGGTCAGTTCGGCCAGCGCCTGCTGCTGA
- a CDS encoding aquaporin family protein has translation MSISVVQRRVAAEFLGTMILVAAVVGSGIMASLLSDDVGVQLLMNMLATVLVLGLLIWTLGPISGAHFNPAVTGVAMARREMHPGEGAAYVPAQIAGAITGCALANVMFDLPAIQISTHTRGGTGILLGEVVATAGLLWIIGALTRTGHGRLGPALVPAWIGAAYFFTSSTSFANPAVTIGRAFTDTFAGIAPASLFPFIVAQMLGAAIGAAQTELFHPRVGVIPEPLDLPGPVHDDS, from the coding sequence TTGAGTATCAGCGTGGTGCAGCGACGGGTGGCTGCCGAGTTCCTGGGCACGATGATCCTGGTGGCGGCAGTCGTCGGGTCCGGCATCATGGCCTCCCTGCTGTCCGATGATGTCGGCGTACAGCTGCTGATGAACATGCTTGCCACGGTGCTGGTGCTGGGCCTGCTCATTTGGACCCTGGGCCCGATTTCCGGCGCCCACTTCAACCCGGCTGTCACCGGCGTGGCCATGGCCCGCCGAGAGATGCATCCAGGCGAGGGCGCGGCCTACGTCCCTGCCCAGATAGCCGGGGCGATCACCGGCTGCGCCCTGGCCAACGTGATGTTCGACCTGCCCGCCATCCAGATCTCCACCCACACCCGCGGTGGCACCGGAATCCTGCTCGGCGAGGTGGTGGCCACGGCCGGGCTGCTCTGGATCATCGGAGCCCTGACGCGCACCGGGCACGGCCGTCTCGGGCCAGCGCTGGTGCCCGCGTGGATCGGTGCCGCGTACTTCTTCACGTCGTCGACATCCTTCGCCAACCCCGCCGTGACCATCGGACGCGCATTCACCGACACCTTCGCCGGCATCGCCCCGGCTTCTCTGTTCCCGTTCATCGTGGCCCAGATGCTCGGCGCGGCGATCGGCGCGGCGCAGACCGAACTCTTCCACCCACGCGTCGGCGTCATCCCAGAGCCACTCGACCTGCCGGGCCCCGTTCACGACGACTCTTGA
- a CDS encoding peptidoglycan-binding protein — MSKIAFVAALCCVAAAPGLATLPSQAKPQRLPVPVMDNSSGLGQYAAPAGRVEGFTAYVPQTSCDPKWRKGIKGFRDLVMKTYPQTQDWGSTRNCTDDGTSEHLDGRAWDWHADVKNPKAFAAATDLINWLMAKGPDGQQAYWARRLGIMYIGYNHRIWGAYRASDGWRRLTNSNPHTDHVHFSFSWAGALGRTSFWDGTPAPTDYGPCRVFQNEPAPLHPGQPNRRPCGYPPRLTRTSANPGPRLWRGSQSKEVLAVQKALGVPGANGFFGPATMRAVLAYQQRENLPTSGAVDTLTRAALVTDGILKN; from the coding sequence GTGAGCAAGATCGCATTCGTCGCAGCCCTGTGCTGTGTCGCCGCCGCACCGGGGCTGGCCACTCTGCCCAGCCAGGCGAAGCCACAACGGCTGCCGGTGCCCGTGATGGACAACAGCAGCGGCCTGGGCCAGTACGCCGCACCGGCGGGCCGGGTCGAGGGGTTCACCGCCTACGTGCCACAGACCAGTTGCGACCCCAAATGGCGCAAGGGCATCAAGGGGTTCCGCGACCTGGTCATGAAGACCTACCCGCAGACCCAGGACTGGGGCTCGACCCGCAACTGCACCGACGACGGCACGAGCGAACACCTCGACGGCCGGGCGTGGGACTGGCATGCAGACGTGAAGAACCCCAAGGCGTTCGCCGCGGCGACCGACCTCATCAACTGGCTCATGGCGAAGGGGCCGGATGGCCAGCAGGCTTACTGGGCCCGCCGGCTCGGGATCATGTACATCGGTTACAACCACCGCATCTGGGGCGCCTACCGGGCGTCCGACGGCTGGCGCAGACTCACCAACTCCAACCCCCACACCGACCACGTCCATTTCTCGTTCTCGTGGGCGGGCGCGTTGGGCCGGACCAGCTTCTGGGACGGCACGCCGGCTCCCACCGACTACGGACCCTGCCGCGTCTTCCAGAACGAACCGGCGCCACTGCACCCCGGGCAGCCGAACCGGCGACCTTGTGGCTATCCACCACGCCTGACCCGCACGTCGGCGAACCCCGGCCCGCGGCTGTGGCGCGGCAGCCAGTCCAAGGAGGTCCTGGCGGTGCAGAAGGCGCTCGGAGTGCCGGGTGCCAACGGCTTTTTCGGCCCAGCCACGATGCGCGCCGTGCTGGCTTACCAACAACGTGAGAACCTGCCGACCAGCGGGGCCGTGGACACCCTCACCCGGGCGGCTCTGGTGACAGACGGGATTCTGAAGAACTGA
- a CDS encoding arsenate reductase ArsC, whose translation MSDKPSVLFVCVHNAGRSQMAAAYLTHLAGDRVEVRSAGSAPAESVNPAAVAAMAEEGIDMSAEIPKVLTNDAVLASDVVITMGCGDTCPIYPGKRYEDWQLDDPAGQGVEAVRPIRDDIRRRIETLISEIAPQ comes from the coding sequence ATGAGCGACAAACCCAGTGTCCTGTTCGTCTGCGTCCACAACGCCGGACGGTCCCAGATGGCAGCCGCCTACCTGACTCACCTGGCCGGGGATCGGGTGGAGGTGCGCTCGGCCGGTTCCGCACCCGCCGAGTCGGTCAACCCCGCGGCGGTCGCGGCCATGGCCGAGGAAGGCATCGACATGTCGGCTGAGATCCCGAAGGTGCTCACCAACGATGCGGTCCTGGCCTCGGACGTCGTCATCACCATGGGGTGTGGCGACACCTGCCCGATCTACCCCGGGAAACGCTACGAGGACTGGCAACTCGACGACCCGGCCGGCCAGGGCGTGGAGGCCGTTCGGCCCATACGCGACGACATCCGCCGGCGCATCGAAACCCTCATTTCGGAGATCGCCCCGCAGTGA